In Vespa crabro chromosome 13, iyVesCrab1.2, whole genome shotgun sequence, one DNA window encodes the following:
- the LOC124428544 gene encoding uncharacterized protein LOC124428544 → MVKKCGIVWNYYNKKVDGSQVIAFCKFCDHSYIQNAARMERHLERCLKCPVEVRRQFIQLRNDKRNKTNILDIKINDKQRKQESSLEHVTDMELEDLDDWHYKNRYYIDEISETIQQCDAKMVVDSKDKSRTSHDPNVQSIKGDRNATIRTRDANQTDTEMVKIGGSEECKSTIRHKKSLPTRRISRWPFLSIRGAGYSPLQSKIYQEQLLESQALRKIAELELRRKTLELERFQWEFERDKAQSEIRWAYEMRMMQLQEEHEKKLFDQNKN, encoded by the exons ATGGTGAAAAAATGTGGTATTGTGTGGAACTATTACAACAAAAAAGTGGATGGCTCTCAAGTCATCgctttttgtaaattttgtgatcattcatatatacaaaACGCAGCGCGTATGGAAAGACATTTGGAACGTTGTCTAAAGTGTCCAGTAGAGGTTAGACGACAATTTATACAATTAAGAAACGAtaagagaaacaaaacaaatattcttgacattaaaattaatgacaaGCAACGAAAGCAAGAATCTTCGTTAGAACATGTTACCGACATGGAATTGGAAGATCTAGATGATTGGCATTATAAAAATCGGTACTACATAGATGAAATATCAGAAACGATTCAGCAGTGCGATGCAAAAATGGTGGTAGATTCTAAGGATAAATCACGGACAAGCCACGATCCTAATGTTCAAAGTATCAAAGGTGATAGAAATGCGACAATAAGAACTAGGGACGCGAATCAGACTGACACAGAGATGGTTAAAATTG GTGGATCTGAAGAATGTAAAAGTACCATTCGTCATAAGAAATCTCTACCTACCAGAAGAATTTCACGATGGCCATTCCTTTCTATTCGTGGTGCCGGATATTCGCCTCTACAAAGCAAAATATATCAAGAACAATTGTTGGAGAGCCAGGCGTTAAGAAAAATAGCCGAGCTGGAGTTACGCCGTAAAACTTTGGAATTGGAAAGATTTCAATGGGAATTTGAAAGAGACAAAGCTCAAAGTGAAATACGTTGGGCTTATGAAATGCGAATGATGCAACTACAAGAGGAGCATGAAAAGAAACTGTTTgatcaaaacaaaaattga
- the LOC124428540 gene encoding piggyBac transposable element-derived protein 4-like isoform X2 — protein MVDLQENFCFVYNLNFLIEKNNLSKIRKSEHQRNKRTINDIYSSDTEDENIASKTQRKCRRFISDSSDGEEECSKIYYDGLSDVWIELTSKDEENTTIPFSIGQERIGPQNCDNCIDPLDYFQLYFTNELIENIVVKTNNYARSKIAKRVLSERSIWNTWKDLTVSEMKAFLGLILNMGIVRLSNIQDYWSKEEEFQVPFFSKIIDKGRFMQIFWMLHLNEVHEPNAILETRLQKVSKYLEYLDLKFREHFIPNKCISIVESVVKYKGRLGSTVYNPQKPTKWGIRLYVLTDSESGYLYSFLPYYGSITTENLPYPELPVTNRAVLYLYKNLQNSISEASGYHIYTGRFYSSVLLAKELLSQSCHFTGIIMTNGKYAPNCLKEGKLKKGDIVACRNENVLLFQLRDKKIVSMISTWHTVEIETKNKIPHIIQDYNKNMNGVNLANDCASVYCFMKKTLKWWRRLFFWGLEMSVINSYILYNYRERESNSMTYLKFVKVLVRELTKDFYSISTNIPRVFLNNNQRLNNELHVIQLNPLHKHKDCKVCSNRKIKGGRRETNYYCETCTDHPALHVGECFKRYHTLQDYKI, from the exons ATGGTCGATCTGCAGGAAAATTTTTGCTTCGtttataatttgaattttctaatagaaaagaataatttatcaaagatCAGAAAATCTGAGCATCAG CGtaataaaagaacaattaacgatatatattcGAGTGACACAGAGGATGAAAACATTGCTAGTAAAACGCAAAGAAAGTGTAGAAGATTTATTTCTGATTCAAGTGATGGTGAAGAGGAATgtagtaaaatatattacgatgGACTCTCTGATGTTTGGATCGAATTAACTTCGAAAGATGAGGAAAATACGACGATTCCATTTTCGATCGGGCAAGAAAGAATTGGACCACAAAACTGTGATAATTGTATAGATCCGTTAGACTATTTCCAATTATATTTCACCaatgaattaattgaaaatattgttgTAAAAACGAACAACTATGCCCGTTCGAAAATTGCAAAGAGAGTATTGTCCGAAAGATCAATATGGAATACCTGGAAGGACTTAACTGTATCCGAAATGAAAGCTTTTTTAGGGCTTATATTGAATATGGGAATTGTTCGTTTATCTAATATACAGGATTATTGGTCCAAAGAGGAAGAATTTCAAGTaccatttttttctaaaatcatCGATAAAGGTCGATTTATGCAAATATTTTGGATGTTACATTTAAACGAAGTACACGAACCAAATGCAATATTAGAAACTAGATTACAAAAAGTGAGCAAATATCTTGAATATCTTGATTTGAAATTCCGAGAACATTTTATTCCtaataaatgtatttctaTAGTTGAATCTGTGGTGAAATATAAAGGAAGATTAGGTTCTACTGTTTATAATCCTCAAAAACCAACAAAATGGGGTATTCGCCTGTATGTTTTAACGGATTCAGAAAGTGGttatttgtattcttttcttccataTTATGGAAGTATAACTACTGAAAATTTACCATATCCTGAACTTCCTGTTACCAATAGAGCagttttatatctatataaaaatcttcaaAATTCAATTTCAGAAGCAAGCGGTTATCACATATATACTGGTAGATTTTATTCTAGTGTATTACTtgcaaaagaattattatctcAATCTTGTCATTTTACTggtataataatgacgaatgGAAAATATGCTCCAAATTGTCTTAAAGAaggaaagttaaaaaaaggTGATATTGTAGCTtgtagaaatgaaaatgtattattgtttcaattgagagataaaaaaatcgtTAGTATGATAAGTACTTGGCACACTGTAGAAATAGAaaccaaaaataaaataccaCACATTATACaggattataacaaaaatatgaatGGCGTTAATTTGGCCAATGATTGTGCTTCGGTTTAttgttttatgaaaaaaactTTAAAATGGTGGCGTAGATTATTTTTCTGGGGTTTAGAAATGTCTGTAATAAATTcgtatattctttataattatagagaaagagagagtaattcTATgacttatttaaaatttgttaaagtTCTTGTAAGAGAATTaacaaaagatttttattctatttcaacaaatattccacgcgtatttttaaataataaccaACGACTAAATAATGAGTTACATGTTATTCAGTTGAATCCTTTGCATAAACATAAAGATTGTAAAGTTTGCTCgaataggaaaataaaaggaggaaGACGAGAAACGAATTATTATTGCGAAACTTGTACCGATCATCCCGCTCTTCACGTGGGAGAATGTTTTAAAAGATATCACACTCTGcaagattataaaatataa
- the LOC124428546 gene encoding uncharacterized protein LOC124428546 isoform X5 gives MPYILVRGNLASYGHRYPWRVLVSGLKASDIEQLTRFASGGYCDDFTIVYLQHPCVILTALEVLGYKVVASSSTSIKQDYNEYMWTMRKDFSEPEPELVIKAH, from the exons ATGCCATACATTCTAGTGCGTGGTAATTTAGCTTCGTACGGTCACAGATATCCGTGGAGAGTTTTAGTATCAGGACTCAAAG CATCGGACATAGAACAACTTACTCGCTTTGCTTCTGGAGGATATTGCGACGATTTTACGATAGTCTATTTACAACATCCTTGTGTAATATTAACTGCTCTGGAGGTTCTTGGATATAAGGTTGTCGCTTCTTCTAGTACTAGCATCAAACAAGACTACAATGAATATATGTGGACTATGAGAAAAGATTTCTCAGAACCTGAACCTGAACTTGTCATAAAAGCAC ATTGA
- the LOC124428546 gene encoding uncharacterized protein LOC124428546 isoform X2 has translation MNSLIEKSAINVNMDRSGNEKQQEKMAKSNESCIDTMAEPVSVMPEKWVNTATSETFYYVGVRGSPYATESSVFELSPDELLALTKRFQSSASTVVNGALIKGRPFSVINALAELGYRVICSTGEAEILWTLQREV, from the exons ATGAATTCATTGATTGAGAAAAGTGCAATTAATGTGAATATGGATAGAAGTGGAAACGAAAAACAACAG GAAAAGATGGCGAAGTCTAACGAAAGTTGTATTGACACCATGGCGGAACCAGTCAGTGTAATGCCTGAAAAATGGGTTAACACCGCAACGAGCGAAACTTTTTATTACGTTGGTGTAAGAGGATCGCCGTATGCAACCGAATCATCTGTTTTTGAATTATCTCCGGACGAACTTTTGGCACTTACTAAACGTTTTCAAAGCTCTGCTTCAACGGTGGTCAATGGCGCACTGATCAAAG gACGACCCTTTTCGGTTATTAATGCTCTAGCCGAATTAGGCTATCGAGTTATTTGTAGTACCGGAGAAGCTGAAATTCTTTGGACGCTGCAACGGGaggtttaa
- the LOC124428547 gene encoding probable small nuclear ribonucleoprotein G has product MSKAHPPELKKYMDKRLSLKLNGGRHVIGILRGFDPFMNMVIDESVEECKGGTKNNIGMVVIRGNSVIMLEALDRI; this is encoded by the exons atgagtAAAGCACATCCTCCAGAACTTAAAAA atATATGGACAAACGTCTTTCAC taaaattaaatgGTGGAAGGCATGTAATTGGTATTTTACGTGGTTTTGACCCATTTATGAATATGGTAATCGATGAGAGCGTTGAAGAATGTAAAGGTggtacaaaaaataatattggtaTGGTG GTGATTCGAGGAAATAGTGTTATTATGTTAGAGGCATTAGATAGAATatga
- the LOC124428546 gene encoding uncharacterized protein LOC124428546 isoform X1 — MNSLIEKSAINVNMDRSGNEKQQKEKMAKSNESCIDTMAEPVSVMPEKWVNTATSETFYYVGVRGSPYATESSVFELSPDELLALTKRFQSSASTVVNGALIKGRPFSVINALAELGYRVICSTGEAEILWTLQREV; from the exons ATGAATTCATTGATTGAGAAAAGTGCAATTAATGTGAATATGGATAGAAGTGGAAACGAAAAACAACAG aAGGAAAAGATGGCGAAGTCTAACGAAAGTTGTATTGACACCATGGCGGAACCAGTCAGTGTAATGCCTGAAAAATGGGTTAACACCGCAACGAGCGAAACTTTTTATTACGTTGGTGTAAGAGGATCGCCGTATGCAACCGAATCATCTGTTTTTGAATTATCTCCGGACGAACTTTTGGCACTTACTAAACGTTTTCAAAGCTCTGCTTCAACGGTGGTCAATGGCGCACTGATCAAAG gACGACCCTTTTCGGTTATTAATGCTCTAGCCGAATTAGGCTATCGAGTTATTTGTAGTACCGGAGAAGCTGAAATTCTTTGGACGCTGCAACGGGaggtttaa
- the LOC124428545 gene encoding ankyrin repeat domain-containing protein 39-like encodes MAKEHEHERDVDSCCSLSVNLSVSQSLSEIEFERGIWYAAQYNDKDKVERFLKKGISADIEDSAGYTALHYAARNGYYQICEMLLQYGANVNARTRCGQATALHRAATQGHDRVVESLLKYGANANLKDADGYTALHRALIGARVSICKSLIPHSDLSIVDNKNRTVKQLADEYCNDIVSLLFS; translated from the exons ATGGCGAAAGAACATGAACATGAGAGAGATGTAGACTCCTGTTGCAGTTTATCCGTCAACTTGAGTGTTAGTCAATCTTTGTCCGAGATTGAATTCGAGCGAGGGATATGGTATGCTG CTCAATACAACGACAAGGACAAAgtagaaagatttttaaaaaagggAATTTCGGCGGATATCGAAGACTCTGCTGGATATACTGCTCTTCATTATGCAGCTCGAAATGGATATTATCAGATCTGCGAGATGTTGTTGCAATATGGAGCTAACGTAAACGCTAGAACGCGTTGCGGGCAAGCAACTGCTCTTCACAGAGCAGCTACACAAGGACACGATCGCGTCGTTGAATCTTTGTTAAAGTATGGTGCTAATGCAAATTTAAAGGATGCTGATGGATATACCGCTCTGCACAGAGCTCTTATTGGTGCTCGCGTATCCATTTGTAAAAGTTTGATTCCGCATTCGGATCTGTCCatcgtcgataataaaaatcgtacCGTGAAACAATTGGCTGACGAATACTGCAACGACATCGTCtcgcttttattttcataa
- the LOC124428542 gene encoding tubulin alpha chain-like, with protein sequence MNTTGEVVTIFIGQAGTQVANACWELFCLEHGLRPDGFFQYGYRPIDERYYTFFGPTVTGKLTPRTVIVDLEPSVVDEIRTGVYRNLFNPSSLITGKEDAANNFARGYYSIGEEIKDLVLDRIRIICEACSRLTGFIVFRSFGGGTGSGLTTLLLENLNIDYGKKLKLDFAIYPAPNISTAIVEPYNSILTTHGTLDHEDCCFVVDNEALYDICARNLNVENPTYTNLNRLQAQVISSITASMRFEGSVNVSLEELQTNLVPYPRIHFPLVTYAPITTPERAMNTVMSVQRITYDCFEPANQMVKCDPRTGTYMSCCLLYRGDVSPSDVNRTIASLKGKKFIRFVSWSPVGFKVGINYQPSTTVPGGDLAQSNRTVAMLCNNTAIRHAWIRIARKFDLMYQKRAFVHHYVGEGMEEKVFQEAINDTATLVDDYKEVEL encoded by the exons atgaaTACGACCGGCGAAGTGGTCACTATTTTCATTGGTCAAGCTGGAACTCAAGTGGCAAATGCTTGTTGGGAATTATTTTGTCTTGAACATGGTCTCAGACCTGATGGTTTTTTTCAATATGGATACAGACCCATCGATGAACGTTATTACACGTTCTTTGGTCCGACTGTG ACAGGAAAACTCACACCCCGTACTGTGATAGTGGATTTAGAACCAAGTGTGGTCGACGAGATTAGAACTGGTGTTTatagaaatctttttaatcCATCATCATTGATAACTGGCAAGGAAGATGCAGCGAATAATTTTGCAAGAGGATATTACTCGATCGgtgaagagataaaagatcTCGTTCTAGATCGTATTCGAATCATCTGCGAAGCTTGTTCTCGATTAACCGGCTTCATTGTCTTCAG atCCTTTGGCGGTGGCACTGGTAGCGGCTTAACGACTTTGTTGCTGGAAAATCTTAACATAGACTATGGGAAAAAGTTAAAATTGGATTTCGCAATTTATCCAGCACCAAATATATCCACAGCTATTGTCGAACCTTATAATTCCATATTGACGACTCATGGGACTCTAGATCATGAGGATTGTTGTTTCGTCGTTGACAACGAAGCTTTGTACGATATTTGTGCGAG GAATCTGAACGTGGAAAATCCAACTTATACGAATCTCAACCGATTGCAAGCTCAGGTAATATCAAGCATCACAGCGTCGATGAGATTTGAAGGTTCGGTCAATGTCAGTTTGGAGGAGTTGCAGACGAATTTAGTACCTTATCCAAGAATTCATTTCCCCTTGGTAACGTATGCTCCTATAACTACACCTGAAAGAGCAATGAACACGGTGATGTCAGTTCAACGAATTACATACGATTGCTTCGAGCCTGCTAATCAA ATGGTAAAGTGCGATCCCCGTACGGGTACTTATATGAGTTGCTGTCTACTTTATCGCGGTGACGTAAGTCCGAGTGACGTTAATAGGACCATCGCTAGTCTGAAGGGTAAAAAGTTTATACGATTCGTTAGTTGGAGTCCAGTAGGATTCAAG GTAGGAATCAATTATCAACCATCCACGACGGTTCCTGGTGGTGATTTGGCTCAATCGAATAGAACTGTAGCAATGTTATGTAACAACACAGCAATTCGACACGCTTGGATTAGAATTGCACGGAAATTTGACTTGATGTATCAGAAAAGGGCTTTTGTTCATCACTATGTCGGTGAAGGTATGGAAGAGAAAGTCTTCCAAGAGGCTATAAACGATACAGCTACCCTCGTCGATGATTACAAAGAAGTCGAATTATGA
- the LOC124428546 gene encoding uncharacterized protein LOC124428546 isoform X4 produces the protein MPYILVRGNLASYGHRYPWRVLVSGLKASDIEQLTRFASGGYCDDFTIVYLQHPCVILTALEVLGYKVVASSSTSIKQDYNEYMWTMRKDFSEPEPELVIKARKDGEV, from the exons ATGCCATACATTCTAGTGCGTGGTAATTTAGCTTCGTACGGTCACAGATATCCGTGGAGAGTTTTAGTATCAGGACTCAAAG CATCGGACATAGAACAACTTACTCGCTTTGCTTCTGGAGGATATTGCGACGATTTTACGATAGTCTATTTACAACATCCTTGTGTAATATTAACTGCTCTGGAGGTTCTTGGATATAAGGTTGTCGCTTCTTCTAGTACTAGCATCAAACAAGACTACAATGAATATATGTGGACTATGAGAAAAGATTTCTCAGAACCTGAACCTGAACTTGTCATAAAAGCAC GAAAAGATGGCGAAGTCTAA
- the LOC124428546 gene encoding uncharacterized protein LOC124428546 isoform X3, translating into MPYILVRGNLASYGHRYPWRVLVSGLKASDIEQLTRFASGGYCDDFTIVYLQHPCVILTALEVLGYKVVASSSTSIKQDYNEYMWTMRKDFSEPEPELVIKAQGKDGEV; encoded by the exons ATGCCATACATTCTAGTGCGTGGTAATTTAGCTTCGTACGGTCACAGATATCCGTGGAGAGTTTTAGTATCAGGACTCAAAG CATCGGACATAGAACAACTTACTCGCTTTGCTTCTGGAGGATATTGCGACGATTTTACGATAGTCTATTTACAACATCCTTGTGTAATATTAACTGCTCTGGAGGTTCTTGGATATAAGGTTGTCGCTTCTTCTAGTACTAGCATCAAACAAGACTACAATGAATATATGTGGACTATGAGAAAAGATTTCTCAGAACCTGAACCTGAACTTGTCATAAAAGCAC aAGGAAAAGATGGCGAAGTCTAA
- the LOC124428540 gene encoding piggyBac transposable element-derived protein 4-like isoform X1 has product MVDLQENFCFVYNLNFLIEKNNLSKIRKSEHQVFTRKQRNKRTINDIYSSDTEDENIASKTQRKCRRFISDSSDGEEECSKIYYDGLSDVWIELTSKDEENTTIPFSIGQERIGPQNCDNCIDPLDYFQLYFTNELIENIVVKTNNYARSKIAKRVLSERSIWNTWKDLTVSEMKAFLGLILNMGIVRLSNIQDYWSKEEEFQVPFFSKIIDKGRFMQIFWMLHLNEVHEPNAILETRLQKVSKYLEYLDLKFREHFIPNKCISIVESVVKYKGRLGSTVYNPQKPTKWGIRLYVLTDSESGYLYSFLPYYGSITTENLPYPELPVTNRAVLYLYKNLQNSISEASGYHIYTGRFYSSVLLAKELLSQSCHFTGIIMTNGKYAPNCLKEGKLKKGDIVACRNENVLLFQLRDKKIVSMISTWHTVEIETKNKIPHIIQDYNKNMNGVNLANDCASVYCFMKKTLKWWRRLFFWGLEMSVINSYILYNYRERESNSMTYLKFVKVLVRELTKDFYSISTNIPRVFLNNNQRLNNELHVIQLNPLHKHKDCKVCSNRKIKGGRRETNYYCETCTDHPALHVGECFKRYHTLQDYKI; this is encoded by the exons ATGGTCGATCTGCAGGAAAATTTTTGCTTCGtttataatttgaattttctaatagaaaagaataatttatcaaagatCAGAAAATCTGAGCATCAGGTATTTACACGCAAGCAG CGtaataaaagaacaattaacgatatatattcGAGTGACACAGAGGATGAAAACATTGCTAGTAAAACGCAAAGAAAGTGTAGAAGATTTATTTCTGATTCAAGTGATGGTGAAGAGGAATgtagtaaaatatattacgatgGACTCTCTGATGTTTGGATCGAATTAACTTCGAAAGATGAGGAAAATACGACGATTCCATTTTCGATCGGGCAAGAAAGAATTGGACCACAAAACTGTGATAATTGTATAGATCCGTTAGACTATTTCCAATTATATTTCACCaatgaattaattgaaaatattgttgTAAAAACGAACAACTATGCCCGTTCGAAAATTGCAAAGAGAGTATTGTCCGAAAGATCAATATGGAATACCTGGAAGGACTTAACTGTATCCGAAATGAAAGCTTTTTTAGGGCTTATATTGAATATGGGAATTGTTCGTTTATCTAATATACAGGATTATTGGTCCAAAGAGGAAGAATTTCAAGTaccatttttttctaaaatcatCGATAAAGGTCGATTTATGCAAATATTTTGGATGTTACATTTAAACGAAGTACACGAACCAAATGCAATATTAGAAACTAGATTACAAAAAGTGAGCAAATATCTTGAATATCTTGATTTGAAATTCCGAGAACATTTTATTCCtaataaatgtatttctaTAGTTGAATCTGTGGTGAAATATAAAGGAAGATTAGGTTCTACTGTTTATAATCCTCAAAAACCAACAAAATGGGGTATTCGCCTGTATGTTTTAACGGATTCAGAAAGTGGttatttgtattcttttcttccataTTATGGAAGTATAACTACTGAAAATTTACCATATCCTGAACTTCCTGTTACCAATAGAGCagttttatatctatataaaaatcttcaaAATTCAATTTCAGAAGCAAGCGGTTATCACATATATACTGGTAGATTTTATTCTAGTGTATTACTtgcaaaagaattattatctcAATCTTGTCATTTTACTggtataataatgacgaatgGAAAATATGCTCCAAATTGTCTTAAAGAaggaaagttaaaaaaaggTGATATTGTAGCTtgtagaaatgaaaatgtattattgtttcaattgagagataaaaaaatcgtTAGTATGATAAGTACTTGGCACACTGTAGAAATAGAaaccaaaaataaaataccaCACATTATACaggattataacaaaaatatgaatGGCGTTAATTTGGCCAATGATTGTGCTTCGGTTTAttgttttatgaaaaaaactTTAAAATGGTGGCGTAGATTATTTTTCTGGGGTTTAGAAATGTCTGTAATAAATTcgtatattctttataattatagagaaagagagagtaattcTATgacttatttaaaatttgttaaagtTCTTGTAAGAGAATTaacaaaagatttttattctatttcaacaaatattccacgcgtatttttaaataataaccaACGACTAAATAATGAGTTACATGTTATTCAGTTGAATCCTTTGCATAAACATAAAGATTGTAAAGTTTGCTCgaataggaaaataaaaggaggaaGACGAGAAACGAATTATTATTGCGAAACTTGTACCGATCATCCCGCTCTTCACGTGGGAGAATGTTTTAAAAGATATCACACTCTGcaagattataaaatataa